The Stenotrophomonas maltophilia genome includes a region encoding these proteins:
- the parA gene encoding ParA family partition ATPase: MIVALLNQKGGVGKTTLATHIAGELAMRGLHVILLDADPQGSSLDWTQRRSQQGLPRLFSAVGLARETLHQEAPELARRADHVIIDGPPRIAALARSALLAAERVLIPVQPSPYDLWASAEMVALIREAQVFRPALRAAFVINRRVSTTIIGREARQSLAEQPLPALRSEVRQRIVFADSVAAGRLARETAPDSAAAREIAALTDELLRWPT; this comes from the coding sequence ATGATCGTCGCGCTGCTGAACCAGAAAGGCGGCGTCGGCAAGACCACACTCGCCACCCACATCGCCGGCGAGCTGGCGATGCGCGGTCTGCACGTCATCCTGCTGGACGCCGACCCGCAGGGTTCCTCGCTGGACTGGACGCAGCGCAGAAGCCAGCAGGGCTTGCCACGGCTGTTCAGCGCCGTGGGCCTGGCCCGCGAAACGCTGCACCAGGAAGCGCCAGAACTCGCCCGCCGCGCAGATCACGTCATCATCGACGGGCCGCCACGCATCGCCGCCTTGGCGCGCTCCGCGCTGCTGGCGGCCGAGCGCGTGCTGATCCCGGTGCAGCCCAGCCCTTACGACTTGTGGGCCAGCGCCGAGATGGTGGCGCTGATCCGCGAGGCGCAAGTCTTTCGGCCTGCGCTGCGCGCGGCCTTCGTCATCAACCGGCGCGTCAGTACCACCATCATCGGCAGGGAAGCACGGCAATCGCTAGCCGAACAGCCGCTGCCTGCGCTGCGCAGCGAAGTGCGCCAGCGCATCGTCTTCGCCGACAGCGTGGCCGCTGGCCGGCTCGCCCGCGAAACCGCGCCCGACAGCGCCGCCGCACGCGAGATCGCCGCGCTCACCGATGAACTGCTGCGGTGGCCGACATGA
- a CDS encoding DUF2840 domain-containing protein — translation MNASLATAANAATATPPHSLPTLAGRPGNVPLTRVSLAYIEPRFKLYLRFGEPARTLRLDHWRRCAVFLPGAMFCRIRWEANDYGTIRWQLMVMQAGTPLDDVQRIPGVRPGARLLLHAEGENAVRAVLERIDGIDDAQGIAAIDVSPAYWRTLGNRLAARLALPEYTAERHAAWLAGRALP, via the coding sequence ATGAACGCATCCCTCGCGACCGCCGCGAACGCGGCCACGGCTACGCCGCCGCATTCGCTTCCAACACTCGCCGGCCGACCCGGCAACGTGCCGCTGACCCGCGTATCGCTCGCCTACATCGAGCCGCGCTTCAAGCTCTATCTGCGCTTCGGCGAACCTGCGCGCACGCTGCGGCTCGACCACTGGCGGCGCTGCGCGGTGTTCCTGCCGGGCGCGATGTTCTGCCGCATCCGCTGGGAAGCAAACGACTACGGCACGATCCGCTGGCAGCTCATGGTGATGCAGGCCGGCACGCCGCTGGACGACGTGCAGCGCATCCCCGGCGTGCGGCCCGGCGCACGCTTGCTGCTGCACGCCGAAGGCGAGAACGCTGTGCGTGCCGTGCTGGAACGCATCGACGGCATCGACGACGCGCAAGGCATCGCCGCCATCGACGTGTCGCCCGCGTACTGGCGCACGCTGGGCAACCGTCTGGCGGCCCGCCTGGCGCTGCCCGAATACACCGCCGAGCGGCACGCCGCCTGGCTGGCCGGGAGGGCGCTGCCATGA
- a CDS encoding TetR/AcrR family transcriptional regulator, translating into MNSLKYEGALNQAPSRSPGRPRSEASRVAVLNATSKLLETSKVRDLSIEAIASEAGVSKATIYRWWPNKNSVVIDSFIGQMHPSTPEPSGRSAMDTLAEHLTVLVKQYGGALGRLVAEILAEGQSDQVLCNAFRERFFLLRRAAVRAVIERGVATGEFVARLNIDATLDALYGAVYFRLLMGHEPLDARFSKALITTARTLLTCTLFKGERA; encoded by the coding sequence ATGAACAGCCTGAAATATGAAGGTGCATTGAACCAGGCGCCGTCGCGCAGCCCTGGCCGCCCGCGTAGTGAAGCTTCGCGAGTCGCTGTGCTAAACGCGACGAGCAAATTGCTCGAAACGTCGAAGGTACGCGACTTGAGCATTGAGGCGATTGCCAGTGAAGCGGGCGTGAGCAAGGCAACCATCTACCGTTGGTGGCCGAATAAGAACTCAGTGGTCATCGACTCATTTATCGGCCAAATGCACCCAAGCACTCCAGAGCCCAGTGGCCGCTCAGCCATGGACACTCTGGCTGAACATCTGACAGTGCTAGTGAAGCAGTACGGGGGGGCGTTAGGTCGATTAGTTGCTGAGATACTGGCGGAAGGCCAGTCGGACCAGGTCCTTTGCAACGCGTTCCGAGAGCGCTTTTTCTTGCTCCGCCGCGCAGCCGTTCGTGCAGTGATAGAAAGAGGTGTTGCTACGGGCGAGTTTGTGGCTCGCCTCAATATTGACGCCACATTGGACGCGCTATATGGCGCGGTCTACTTCCGGCTGCTCATGGGTCACGAGCCACTTGATGCAAGATTTAGCAAGGCGCTGATTACGACCGCACGCACACTCCTGACATGTACACTCTTCAAAGGAGAGAGAGCTTGA
- a CDS encoding S26 family signal peptidase, producing MTADSSIARTPEAAPLPRSRLRARIVLAGFAAVGLAALAWAAFVSPLPRLTYNPSDSVAVGWYRIEPFDPRTASLPRPLSVDSIVLVPLPDRAATLAAKRGYLPTRVPLLKRVGAVAPQHVCIVAGQVRIDGVPAAAALPADRLGRPLPSLQLCRRLEPGELFLLSVTNPASFDSRYFGPVSASAVIGVAHPVWLETRP from the coding sequence ATGACCGCTGATTCCAGCATCGCACGCACGCCCGAAGCCGCGCCGCTTCCTCGCTCGCGCCTGCGCGCTCGCATCGTGCTGGCGGGCTTCGCCGCCGTCGGCCTCGCTGCGCTGGCCTGGGCGGCTTTTGTGTCGCCGCTGCCGCGTCTGACTTACAACCCGTCCGACAGCGTGGCGGTCGGCTGGTATCGCATCGAACCGTTCGACCCGCGCACCGCCTCGCTACCACGTCCGTTGTCCGTGGACAGCATCGTGCTGGTGCCGCTGCCCGACAGGGCCGCCACGCTGGCTGCGAAGCGCGGCTACCTGCCGACGCGCGTGCCGCTGCTCAAACGTGTGGGCGCAGTCGCGCCGCAACACGTCTGCATCGTCGCCGGGCAGGTACGCATCGACGGCGTGCCTGCGGCCGCCGCGCTGCCTGCCGACCGGCTGGGCCGGCCGCTGCCATCCTTGCAGCTTTGCCGCCGCCTCGAACCGGGCGAGCTGTTCCTGTTGAGCGTGACCAATCCGGCGTCGTTCGACAGCCGCTATTTCGGCCCGGTCAGCGCATCCGCCGTGATCGGCGTCGCGCATCCGGTCTGGCTGGAGACACGCCCATGA
- a CDS encoding relaxase/mobilization nuclease domain-containing protein, giving the protein MTDRRDDDFRVHPSAPKNRGKGQGQSFVSKVLKQAGKASGGKSSMRHSAAGGARVGQRPGSRLGRGHTAARFAGAKLTPMSRRVTIKTLLVNQRNASPQSLAKHLRYIERDGAGRDGEPGRAYGPQTDEADLDAFKERAADDRHHFRFIVSPEDGAELDDLRTYTRHLLNRMEADLGTRLDWVAVDHWNTDNPHTHLIVRGRDDTGKDLIIAGDYIAHGFRHRAAELATEWLGPRTELEIQQILQREVEQERWTSLDRTLQREVDEDGLVQIERFNQPRLQRQRLLLIGRLQRLQRLGLADETQPGTWAVHADAEKTLRALGERGDIIRTMQRAMSGQPRELAVFEPGDDGRTIVGRVSAKGLADELHDRGYLVIDGVDGKAHYVALNARDELANYPTGAVVEVRGSAEVRAADKNIAALASDGLYRTDHHLAIEQGRAKLGRDPQEVVATHVRRLEALRRAGIVERVADGLWKVPDDLAERGRQYDAQRLGGVAVELKSHLSIERQARVIGATWLDQQLIGGGKGLGDLGFGGDTKQALQQRADFLEEQGLAQRRGQRVILARNLLGTLRNRELAQVAKDIAAETGLEHRLAADGQRVTGIYRRSVMLASGRYAMLDDGMGFSLVPWRPVIEQRLGQQLIATVRGSGVSWEIGRQRGPSPG; this is encoded by the coding sequence ATGACCGACCGCCGCGACGACGATTTCCGCGTGCATCCCAGCGCCCCGAAGAACCGGGGCAAGGGCCAGGGACAGAGCTTCGTTTCCAAGGTGCTCAAGCAGGCTGGCAAGGCCAGCGGCGGCAAGTCCTCGATGCGCCATTCCGCAGCCGGCGGCGCACGCGTCGGCCAGCGGCCCGGCTCGCGCCTGGGGCGCGGCCACACGGCGGCGCGTTTCGCCGGGGCGAAGCTGACGCCCATGTCTCGGCGCGTGACCATCAAGACCCTGCTGGTCAATCAACGCAATGCCAGCCCGCAATCGCTCGCCAAGCATCTGCGCTACATCGAGCGCGACGGCGCCGGCCGCGATGGCGAACCTGGGCGGGCCTACGGGCCGCAGACCGACGAAGCCGACCTCGATGCCTTCAAGGAGCGGGCCGCCGACGACCGGCATCATTTCCGCTTTATCGTCTCACCGGAGGACGGCGCTGAGCTGGACGACCTGCGCACCTATACCCGGCATCTGTTGAACCGGATGGAAGCCGACCTGGGGACGCGGCTGGATTGGGTGGCGGTCGATCACTGGAACACCGACAACCCGCACACCCACCTGATCGTGCGCGGACGCGACGACACCGGCAAGGACCTCATCATCGCGGGCGACTACATCGCCCACGGTTTCCGCCATCGCGCCGCCGAGCTGGCGACGGAATGGCTGGGGCCGCGCACCGAACTGGAGATCCAGCAGATCTTGCAACGTGAGGTGGAACAGGAGCGGTGGACGAGCCTCGACCGTACCCTGCAACGCGAGGTCGACGAGGATGGCCTGGTGCAGATCGAACGCTTTAACCAACCCCGGCTGCAACGCCAGCGCCTGCTGCTGATCGGCCGCCTGCAACGCTTGCAGCGCCTGGGCCTGGCCGACGAGACGCAGCCCGGCACCTGGGCCGTCCATGCGGACGCGGAGAAGACCTTGCGCGCCCTGGGCGAGCGTGGCGACATTATCCGAACGATGCAGCGTGCCATGAGCGGCCAGCCGCGCGAGCTGGCGGTGTTCGAGCCGGGCGACGACGGCCGCACCATCGTCGGCCGCGTGTCTGCCAAGGGGCTGGCCGACGAACTGCATGACCGCGGCTATCTGGTCATCGACGGCGTGGACGGCAAGGCCCACTACGTCGCGTTGAACGCCCGCGACGAGCTGGCGAACTATCCCACCGGAGCCGTGGTGGAGGTACGCGGTTCCGCCGAGGTGCGGGCGGCCGACAAGAACATCGCCGCGCTGGCGAGCGATGGCCTGTACCGCACCGATCACCACTTGGCGATCGAGCAAGGCCGGGCCAAGCTCGGCCGCGACCCGCAGGAAGTCGTCGCGACCCACGTCCGCCGGCTGGAAGCCCTGCGCCGGGCCGGCATTGTGGAACGTGTGGCGGACGGACTATGGAAGGTGCCGGACGATCTGGCGGAGCGTGGCCGCCAGTACGACGCCCAGCGCCTGGGCGGCGTGGCGGTGGAGCTAAAATCGCACCTGTCCATCGAGCGGCAGGCCCGCGTGATCGGCGCGACCTGGCTGGATCAGCAGTTGATCGGGGGCGGCAAGGGGCTGGGCGACTTGGGCTTCGGTGGCGACACCAAGCAAGCCTTGCAGCAGCGTGCCGATTTCCTCGAAGAACAGGGGCTGGCCCAGCGGCGCGGGCAGCGCGTGATCCTGGCGCGCAACCTGCTAGGCACGCTGCGCAACCGGGAGCTGGCGCAGGTCGCCAAGGACATTGCCGCCGAAACTGGCCTGGAGCATCGCCTGGCGGCGGACGGGCAGCGGGTCACCGGTATCTACCGGCGCTCGGTCATGCTGGCGAGCGGGCGCTACGCCATGCTTGATGACGGCATGGGATTCAGCTTGGTGCCGTGGCGGCCGGTGATCGAGCAGCGGCTGGGACAGCAGCTTATCGCGACAGTGCGCGGCAGTGGCGTGTCGTGGGAAATAGGTCGGCAACGGGGCCCGTCGCCGGGTTGA